The Planococcus halocryophilus nucleotide sequence CAGCGAATGATCTCGATAAAGTGAGCAAGTATTTTGGCCGTAAGTCCCCAAATTACTTTGTCTTCATAAATATAAAAATATTCATCAATTTTGCGTGCATGCCAATTGTAATTTTCTCCTCCGGCGATTAAATCATAAGGAAAATTTTTCTCAGGCTGGATATCAAAATGAATGTGATACATTTTCGGCTCTTTTTCTAAGAAAAAAGACAACGGGACTGTAAAGATACTGTCGACTTCTGACGGGTTGGGATTAAATGGGACCTTTGGGTCAATTACACCTGCAAATGAGTAAATAATCATCCCAAATGGTGAAACAATATAGTCGAGTGGATAGACGTTCGAGATGTCAGCTTTTTCTATCCCTAGTTCTTCTATTGTCTCTCTTATCGCAGTGTCTTGTTCTGTCTGATCTTGATCGTCAATTTTTCCTCCAGGGAAACAAATTTCTCCAGGTTGATTTCTAAGGTCATAAGAACGAACTTCGAAGAGGACATGGGTTTCTCCATCTTGTTCAATAAGAGGCAACAAAATCGCAGATTTTGAGAAATCCTTATTTCCTAATACTTCAGGAGTTCGATTTTTCATTTTTTCTAACCTACTTTTTGGATCCATCTCCACACCTCATCTCTTCTATCCATTTTACCAAATTTCCCAACATAATTCCCTTGCGGCACTAAGTCGTTAAAATTTCTCTGATATCGTCTGCAGATATTGCTTTCAGTGGTTCTTCTCCCGATAAGATTACATCGTCAATTAAGTTTTTCTTTTTCATTTGCAATTCATTAATTTTTTCTTCGATAGTGCCTTTAGCAATAAGCCGAACTACTTGGACTTCCTTTTCTTGTCCCATACGATGTGCCCGATCCGCTGCTTGTTGTTCGACAGCCGGATTCCACCAAAGATCATATAAAACAACGGTGTCAGCACCTGTTAAATTCAAACCCGTACCACCAGCTTTTAACGAAATTAAAAATAAATCTCCTTGTCCCTCGTTGAATCGGTCACAAAGCTCCACACGTTCTACCGGAGGTGTTTGACCATCGAGGTAAAAATACGAAACTCCTTCTCTCGCCAATTGATTGCCGATGATGCCAAGCATTTGTGTAAACTGCGAAAACACAAGTACGCGGCGTCCAGTTGTGCGGCATTCCGCTAATATCTCCATTAGCTGATCAAACTTAGCAGATCCTCCGTCATAACCTTCTACGAACAAAGCAGGGTGGCAACATAATTGTCGCAACCTCGTTAATCCCGCCAAAATGCGAATGCGGTTTTTTTGAAAACTGTCTTTGTTTAAGTGCTTTAATGCATCTTGTTTTAGTTCAGCTAAATAAGCTCCGTATAATTTCTTTTGCTCTTTTTGCAACTCTGAAAAATGGATGGATTCCACTTTGTTTGGAAGTTCTGTTAACACATCAGTTTTAATACGACGCAAAATAAAAGGCCGCACGCGCTTTTTGATATGCTCTCGTCTCATTTCACTAAACAGCCTGCGATTTGGCAAGAGTTCGGGAAACACTACGTTAAAAATCGACCATAACTCATCTAATGAATTTTCAATGGGGGTGCCTGTCAGCGCAAATCGGTGATCTGCTTTAATGCCTTTTACGGCTTTTGCTGTTTGTGTCACTGGATTTTTAAAGGCTTGTGCTTCATCTAAAAACACTGTATGGAATGTTTGGTCGCGGTACAGCACTTGGTCCATACGCAAAGAAGGGTAAGACGTAATAACGACGTCTAACACAGATATTTTTTTAATCAAAGAAGCTCTTGTTGTTTTATCGCCATCAATGATTCCCGCTTGGATGCCTGGTGCAAATTTTGTCAGCTCGTTTAGCCAATTGTAGACAAGTGATGACGGAGCAACGACAAGTACTGGTTGCTGTTTCTTACGGACATCGGGCAGCACCGATACGATAAAAGCAATGCTTTGCAAAGTTTTTCCAAGACCCATATCATCAGCTAAAATGCCACCAAATTTGTAGCTTGCCAATAGCTTAAGCCAGCGAAATCCAGCTTCTTGATAATCGCGGAGCACGCCATTTAAGCTTGACGGGATATCCGTTCCCAATGCTTCTGGGCGATTTAAATTTTGCAGCAAGTTTGCAAAATTCGTCCCCGGATCTAGCAACTGTCCTTCATCTAAAGAAGCCACCAAATGCAGGCCATGGATTAACGGAATCCGAATTTCTTCTCTACCAAAGTTAGCCGTATCGACATTTAATTCACGTAGAAAGTCACTCAAATCAAGGAACTCTTGAGTTTCTAACGACATTAACGTACCGTTAGGGATTCGGTAATACGGTCGTTTCTCTTCTAAAGCTGTTAAAATCTTTTTAATCTCTGCTTCAGGAATATCTTGCATGTCAAAACGAAATTCTAGCCAATCCGTCCGTTCACTAATTTCAACTTTCACTTTCGGACCGCCATAGTTTTTTTGGACGCGCATTTTGACTGCGGTTGTCGCAAATATTTGCATTTGTTCTTCTAAAACAGGAATAATATGATACAAAAAACGATATTCCGAATCTTCATCCTGCATGTAAAAGCCGCCGTCGGTTTGTGTAAATGCACTGTCTTTCATGAGCCGTATGATGTTCTGTTCTTCTTCAAGCTGTCTGCGAATACCTGGATAATAACGAAATTCATCTTCTGGCTCTTCGCAAGGATTGATGACGAGATGACCATAATGAAACTCCACACCCGCTAGCAAACGGTGCCTGATTCGGTCGAGAAACAATTTAGCGCGTAGAGGCGTTTGCTCGAGCCGCTCTGCTACTGCATCAGCGACATACACATTCCCTAAACGCTCTAATCCAGGAACCACTGTTGCCATAAAGTAATCTATTTCTTCTGCCGAAAGGAGCAGTTGATCCAGTCCATTTGGTAGTAATTCTTTCAGTTCTGACAGGCGTTTCGCATCTTCATTAGCCAAATAAACGAGCGCACCCTCTGCAAATGCCAATTCATAAGCTTGTAGAATTAGGACTTCTTCAAGCCCTTCGACATCTAATCGAAATCCGCCTGTCCGGTGTTCACTAAAATGAAAAGACAACGGCAATTGCTTTTCAATCGATACGCCTTTTGTAATCTTTCCCGCTCCAACAAGCTTGACGTCAGGTGCAGATTGCAATAAAGGCAATAATCGCTCCCAATCTGAAGCCACAATGACAAGCATATCGCTATTTTCTGCTATACTGTTCTCGTTAATTTGAGTTTTCGCTAAGTAATCGAGAACGGCTTCCGTACTATTTTCTAGCCGATGTTCTTTGGGGGAATATTCAACACCAGATGGTTCACTGTATGTTTTTTCAGATCTCACTGCATTTAGAAATTCTCCGATATTTTGAATGGGCTCATTAGCCGCAGCTATACGTAAACCGAGATACGCGATGTCTCTCAACAAAACCGGCAGCACACTAAATTCAATTTGGTATGTTTGACGTTGGTCGAAATACTGTCGTCTTCCTTTCGTTCCCTCAGCCTGTCGCGAGAACAACTCCATCATTTTCCTTGTTGGATTTTCACGTTGCTGCATACTATCAATGGCCAACATAACCCCAGCAATGTGATGGCAGTAAGTTGTCACAAAACCAACTGGTGGGCAGCTACAAGAAGCCAACACTTCCCCATCTACCTCTTGCTTTACGCTAACATAAAATTCGTTGCGCCCTGCAACAACGCCTTTTATAAGTCGGTCATCGTTAGGGTCCTGCGTTAAGCGAATTTTTCCTGCCTGAAAAAAGGACTTTCCTTTTTTGAAAGCCGCTTGTCCGCATAATTTTTTTATTGTTGATTCATTAAGTGAAAAGTTCATGAGATACGTTCCTTCCTGAGATAACTTCTCGGGACCATTTTAATGTTTTTTCTATTATCTCTAACTGTATGATGCGAATCAACGATAGTCATCTCCTCAATTTACAGCCAAGTGGTTAGATCCTCGTTGTTTTTGTCAATCCTACTATTTTATATGCTTAAGTATACACTCTTCAAAAATGAATAATTGTTAACAGCGTTATAGTTAAACATGACTTTATACAGATTACAGTCTTTCTAAAGGGCATAGTTGCGAGAATAATAATATTCAATATCTCTACATAAAAATTCAAATAGTTCACAATTTTCAACTTAAAAGGGATATACTTATAGTATCCACAATTGAATTGGAACAAAGATACTTAGAAGCTTTATACTAAAGGAGAGATATTAATGATTTTATCGATAGATGATTTAATGCAAACACCAACTAATGATATGTATGAAATTAAAACTACTGCTCACGGTGCTCAAGGAAGTTTACCTTTAACAGACAAAATGCTCCGTACTTCGCCTAGTGGTGACTTGTTCGGTTTATCTCAGAATGTCGGAATGGGCTGGAAACCTAATAAACTACTCGGTAAAGAAGTTCTACTCCTGAGCACACAAGGGGGCATGAAAGAAAGCAACGGCGACCCGATTGCACTCGGCTACCATACCGGACATTGGGAAGTTGATTTATTGATGAAAGAAGCCGCTCGCGAGGTTACAAAAGCAAATGGCATGCCATTTGCAGCCTATGTAAGTGACCCTTGCGACGGTCGCTCCCAGGGTACAGATGGTATGTTCGATTCTTTCCCATACCGAAATGATGCAGCAATCGTCTATCGGCGCCTGATTCGCTCACTACCTACAAGAAAAGCCGTTATCGGTATAGCTACTTGTGATAAAGGTCTACCAGCAATGATGCTCGCACTCTCTGCAATGCACGACTTACCAACCGTTATCATCCCAGGAGGAGTGACTTTACCCCCTCTTTTCGGTGAAGATGCTGGAAAAATACAGACCATTGGGGCACGTTATTCAAATAACGAATTATCTCTTAAAGAAGCCTCTGAGCTTGGCTGTAGAGCATGCGCTACTTCAGGCGGAGGTTGCCAATTTCTCGGTACCGCTGCAACGGCGCAAGTAGTCAGTGAAGCTATGGGGCTATCAGTACCCCATGCTGCTTTAGCACCTTCTGGGCAAGAAATTTGGAAGGAGATGGCTAGACAATCTGCAAGAGCTGTTATTCATATGGAAAATACAGGGATAACAACGAAAGACATCGTTACTGACGCGTCAATTCGTAATGCTATGGTCGTCCATGCTGCATTTGGTGGATCGACAAACCTTTTATTACATATCCCAGCTATCGCTCATGCCGCAAAAATTACCACCCCTACTGTTCAAGACTGGATTCAAGTAAACCGAGAAACGCCTCGACTTGTTAGCGTTCTTCCTAATGGTCCAGATTATCACCCAACTATTCGAGCCTATCTTGCAGGCGGAGTTCCAGAAGTAATGCTTCACCTAAGAGAGTTAGGCTTACTTGATTTGACCGTTATGACGGTTACAGGAAAAACACTTGGAGAAAACCTAGAGTGGTGGGAACAATCAGAGCGTAGAATTAAGATGAAAGAACGTTTAGTCGAAGCTGACGGCATTCAGCCCGAAGAAGTCATTATGAATCCCCAGCAAGCACAGGCGCGTGGTATGAGTTCGACAATCACTTTCCCAATTGGTAATATTGCTCCAGAAGGTGCCATTATTAAATCGACTTCAATTGATCCTGAAGTAATCGACGAAAACGGTATTTATTATCATAAAAATATTGCAAAAGTATTTTCAAGTGAACGGAAAGCAATTGCTGCTATTAAAAACGGCGATATTCAAAAAGGCGACATCATGGTCGTTTCCGGCTGTGGCCCTCTTGGCACTGGCATGGAAGAGACATACCAACTGACTTCTGCGCTAAAGCATCTTTCTTACGGGAAATATGTCACGCTATTAACCGACGCCCGATTCTCTGGCGTTTCGACCGGCGCCTGTATTGGCCATATCGGACCCGAAGGCTTAGCTGGTGGACCAATCGGCAAACTTCGGGACGGCGATGTTATCGAAATCCGGATTGATGCTCTTAAACTAGAAGGCCATCTTCACTTCCTAGGTACAAGCGAAACCGAGCTGTCACCTAAAGAGGGAGCCGAAGTTCTTGCACAACGCGAACAGCATCCTGATATCAAACCGGCTAATGGATTGCCAGATGACACACGCCTTTGGGCTGCGCTGCAGAATGTCAGCGGTGGAACATGGAAAGGCAGCGTTTATGATGTTGATCGAATTATTGAAGTTTTAAAAGCCGGAGAGGAAGCTTTGGCTCAAAAAAATCTTGTGAAAAATTAAAGAATAACGTATTTACTCCTCCAGTTAGATGACTAATAATAAACTTTTCATTATATGCTATAAAGCCCTTAAAAACTCAAATAGAGTTCTTAAGGGCTTTATAATTCGGGATATTTATCAATGTGAATTGTACATCGTCATTCACGCAAGGTTTCATTTACTCAATTCAAACTTCTATTTAAAGCGATGACCTTTTCATACTGAGCTCCTACAAAAGCCCATTTCTTTTATAGAAATGGGCTTAAACTTTCTTACATTGTTTCAGCCAGCCTCCAGATACTAAACTCCTGGTTTTTATGCTTTTCTGAGGCAGTGACTTCTCCGTTCGCTACATCGATGACTTTTCTATAGATTTCTTCTCCACTATCTTCAATAGAATAATTAGAGTCCATGATTTTCCCAGTGTTTACATCGATATGTTCAGGCATATTCTTAAATAAATTTGTGTTTGTTCCTATTTTGATAACCGGAGCGATTGGAGAACCTGTTGGTGATCCTTTGCCTGTAGAAAATAGGACAATTTGTGCCCCCCCTGCAACCAGCCCTGATACAGACTCGACATCATACCCTGGTGTGTCCATGAATATAAATCCTTTTTCTTTTGGTCGGTGAGCATAATCAATAACTTCCATTAATGTAGAATTCCCACCTTTTTTGATACACCCTAAAGATTTTTCTTCCAGTGTCGTTATTCCGCCCGTTTTATTACCTGGCGAAGGATTAGCGACGCGAATGTCCTCCCCAGCCGCTCTTGCGCGTTCTTCGTACCTTTTCACGATATCCAAAAATCTCTGACCGACCGTCTCATTAATCGCGCGTCTTGCCAATATATGTTCCGTTCCCACTGCTTCTGTTGTTTCCGCTAAAAT carries:
- a CDS encoding DEAD/DEAH box helicase encodes the protein MNFSLNESTIKKLCGQAAFKKGKSFFQAGKIRLTQDPNDDRLIKGVVAGRNEFYVSVKQEVDGEVLASCSCPPVGFVTTYCHHIAGVMLAIDSMQQRENPTRKMMELFSRQAEGTKGRRQYFDQRQTYQIEFSVLPVLLRDIAYLGLRIAAANEPIQNIGEFLNAVRSEKTYSEPSGVEYSPKEHRLENSTEAVLDYLAKTQINENSIAENSDMLVIVASDWERLLPLLQSAPDVKLVGAGKITKGVSIEKQLPLSFHFSEHRTGGFRLDVEGLEEVLILQAYELAFAEGALVYLANEDAKRLSELKELLPNGLDQLLLSAEEIDYFMATVVPGLERLGNVYVADAVAERLEQTPLRAKLFLDRIRHRLLAGVEFHYGHLVINPCEEPEDEFRYYPGIRRQLEEEQNIIRLMKDSAFTQTDGGFYMQDEDSEYRFLYHIIPVLEEQMQIFATTAVKMRVQKNYGGPKVKVEISERTDWLEFRFDMQDIPEAEIKKILTALEEKRPYYRIPNGTLMSLETQEFLDLSDFLRELNVDTANFGREEIRIPLIHGLHLVASLDEGQLLDPGTNFANLLQNLNRPEALGTDIPSSLNGVLRDYQEAGFRWLKLLASYKFGGILADDMGLGKTLQSIAFIVSVLPDVRKKQQPVLVVAPSSLVYNWLNELTKFAPGIQAGIIDGDKTTRASLIKKISVLDVVITSYPSLRMDQVLYRDQTFHTVFLDEAQAFKNPVTQTAKAVKGIKADHRFALTGTPIENSLDELWSIFNVVFPELLPNRRLFSEMRREHIKKRVRPFILRRIKTDVLTELPNKVESIHFSELQKEQKKLYGAYLAELKQDALKHLNKDSFQKNRIRILAGLTRLRQLCCHPALFVEGYDGGSAKFDQLMEILAECRTTGRRVLVFSQFTQMLGIIGNQLAREGVSYFYLDGQTPPVERVELCDRFNEGQGDLFLISLKAGGTGLNLTGADTVVLYDLWWNPAVEQQAADRAHRMGQEKEVQVVRLIAKGTIEEKINELQMKKKNLIDDVILSGEEPLKAISADDIREILTT
- a CDS encoding YjhG/YagF family D-xylonate dehydratase — translated: MILSIDDLMQTPTNDMYEIKTTAHGAQGSLPLTDKMLRTSPSGDLFGLSQNVGMGWKPNKLLGKEVLLLSTQGGMKESNGDPIALGYHTGHWEVDLLMKEAAREVTKANGMPFAAYVSDPCDGRSQGTDGMFDSFPYRNDAAIVYRRLIRSLPTRKAVIGIATCDKGLPAMMLALSAMHDLPTVIIPGGVTLPPLFGEDAGKIQTIGARYSNNELSLKEASELGCRACATSGGGCQFLGTAATAQVVSEAMGLSVPHAALAPSGQEIWKEMARQSARAVIHMENTGITTKDIVTDASIRNAMVVHAAFGGSTNLLLHIPAIAHAAKITTPTVQDWIQVNRETPRLVSVLPNGPDYHPTIRAYLAGGVPEVMLHLRELGLLDLTVMTVTGKTLGENLEWWEQSERRIKMKERLVEADGIQPEEVIMNPQQAQARGMSSTITFPIGNIAPEGAIIKSTSIDPEVIDENGIYYHKNIAKVFSSERKAIAAIKNGDIQKGDIMVVSGCGPLGTGMEETYQLTSALKHLSYGKYVTLLTDARFSGVSTGACIGHIGPEGLAGGPIGKLRDGDVIEIRIDALKLEGHLHFLGTSETELSPKEGAEVLAQREQHPDIKPANGLPDDTRLWAALQNVSGGTWKGSVYDVDRIIEVLKAGEEALAQKNLVKN
- a CDS encoding NUDIX hydrolase, with the translated sequence MDPKSRLEKMKNRTPEVLGNKDFSKSAILLPLIEQDGETHVLFEVRSYDLRNQPGEICFPGGKIDDQDQTEQDTAIRETIEELGIEKADISNVYPLDYIVSPFGMIIYSFAGVIDPKVPFNPNPSEVDSIFTVPLSFFLEKEPKMYHIHFDIQPEKNFPYDLIAGGENYNWHARKIDEYFYIYEDKVIWGLTAKILAHFIEIIR
- a CDS encoding UxaA family hydrolase, with amino-acid sequence MKTFKGYRRADGSIGVRNHVIIINAAGELASLTKKIAQMVPGVIPVVHQAGQSHSQEDVEQTKKAIIGTAGHANVSAALFLGMGLDDSTNEIVEVLKMRGHSVHCIHLNKSTLISEAIKESKLWLEQALEKSKKEQRVTADIKELIIGLECGGSDAWSGITANPAIGSFSDAIVKDGGTSILAETTEAVGTEHILARRAINETVGQRFLDIVKRYEERARAAGEDIRVANPSPGNKTGGITTLEEKSLGCIKKGGNSTLMEVIDYAHRPKEKGFIFMDTPGYDVESVSGLVAGGAQIVLFSTGKGSPTGSPIAPVIKIGTNTNLFKNMPEHIDVNTGKIMDSNYSIEDSGEEIYRKVIDVANGEVTASEKHKNQEFSIWRLAETM